CACACCAGACAGACAATAGCGACGACGCTCCTGACAGCCAGCAGGCCAAGGGAATGGACGATGAAGCGATCGAGCAACGCCTTCGATCGCTTGGCTACCTGGACAACTGACACAGTATTAGCATGTCAGAGACAGCCTCTGCCTCAAGTCGTATTGCGAGCGGTGCAGTCGTCGTGTTGGTCGGTCATGTAATCGGAATGGGGCTGGGGTTTAGCACGCGTATACTCTCAGCTCGTCTCTTGACGCCGAGCGAATACGGAGCACTCATACTGGGCGTCACAATCATGACTGTTCTGGCGCTCATCGGACAGTTGGGACTCCGACAGGGCGTTCCGAGATACATTCCGATCGACGAAGATCCAGCGTCGGTCTCTGTCACGGCGTTTCAGTTGACGATCGGTTCGTCACTCGTGCTCGTCGGTGGGACCATTCTCTTTTCCGAGCAGATCGCACGACAGCTCGCTGGTGTAAAATTCCAGTCGCTCATCATCGTTTTTGTCGCAGCTGCTCCGTTCCTCGCGGTTCTCGAAATCGCGGCTGGGATCTTCCGCGGAGCCGAAGACGCGCTCACGAAAGGGCTGGTCTACAACGTTTTGCACCGTTTCTCAGTGTTTGTGCTGTTAGTGGTGGCCGTTGGTGCCGGGTATGGCCCGCTCGGAGCGGCTGTCGGTTGGGCGAGTGCTGTTGCCGTGACTGCGGTCGTCGCCGTCGTTCTGGTGCGAAAAACCGCGCTTCCCGAGCGCGTTCGTTGGCGCACGGTTGACATGGACAAAGCCCGCAAACTGGTGTCGTTTTCCATTCCGCTGATGGCAGCGAGCTCGGTCTGGCAGCTGATGCAACAGATAGACACCCTCTTCGTCGGGCATTTTCTGACGACAGCGGGCGTCGGTGTCTACGATGCGGCGTTCATTCTCAGCCGGCTGATTCTGGTTTCGCTGTGGGCGTTTGGCTTCCTACTCCTTCCGGTCTTCTCGCAGTTAGGGGAACAAAACGCGCACAGCGAGATGGACACAATTTACAAATCGATAACAAAATGGATGGTCGTCGTGACGGTTCCTGGTGTTTTGTTTCTGATTGGATTCGGTGATGCGCTCCTTGCCTCGATATTCGGAGCCGAGTACGAGAGTGCCACAGGACCGCTTGTCGTCCTCAGCACGACGTTTTTCCTCCACATCGTCGCTGGTCCAAACAAGGAGGCGCTGGTCGCAATTGGCGAAACCCGCTACATACTCCGTGCGAATCTGGTGACGTTCGTCGTGAACCTCGCGTTGAATCTTACTCTCATTCCGGCGATCGGTATCCTTGGTGCAGCGATCGCAACCGGGAGCGCATACACGTGTATGAACGTGCTCGTCAGCTACCGGCTGTACGCACAGACGGGCATCCATCCGTACTCCCGTGCAGTCGCGTCCCCACTCCTCATTGCTGTGATCCTATTCGGAATCGTCGAGTACGGAACCCGCTCGATCGAACCGACGATTCCGATCATCGGTGCGGGACTGATCCTATTTCAGGGGATGACAGCGGTAGCGTACGTCATCGGTGGAGGAATCGAGAACGCAGATATCGAACTCCTCGGACAGTTAGACGACCGGCTCTCGATCGAACTGGAGGGCGTAATTCAACTTGCCCGCCGGTTCTCCTAGAGTGATACTGCTCTCTCACCAGCGGCGTCATGGGAGTGAGACCACCGCTGTTCCCAGCGGGCGCTGATCAATACTAAAACGTCCATTCATTCGAGGTGATAGAGCTATCCGTTTCGTTCCAGAGATAGTAGCAAGATGACTGACGAAATTGTCAAGCGGATCGAAGCAACACTTGAGGAGCCCGACGACAGAATTGCAGCGGAGCTACCGGGACTGCTCAACGAGATCGATGGGCAGACTGAAGAACTCCTCCTCGAACATCCAGCGCTCTTCGCCCGGATCACCCAGCGGATGGATGCGGTAGATATCGGATCGTTCGCCACCGAGCATCCCGAAACGGTCGAACAGTTTCAGTCTATGCTGTGGACAGGAATGGGACTGCTCGTACAGGCAAGCCCTGACGTTCGGGAGTCGATCACCGAAGACATCACCGTCAATTTCGAGGCGACCGACGCACCGATGACAGGACATCTCGAAGTGCGCGAGGAAGAGCAAACGATCGACGGTGGAACAGAGCTACTCGAAAATCCCGACATCACCATCACTGGATCGGCCGACGAACTCGTCGGGCTCATCACCGGAACCGTCGATCCGATTCAGGGATTCATGCAACAAAAATACGAAATGGATGGCTCCATCCAGAAAGGAACGCGGCTTGCCTCAACGATGGGACAGCTCACGAAGCTTCTCCCGAGCTGAGAGAGCAGCCTGCCTTCAGTTCACCGAACGTCACTCATCCCGTGCGATATCACTCAGTAGTTCGAACGCCTCATCCCCGTACGCAATCACACGCACGTCGCTCAACGATTCGGGATCGTACTCGTTGATGATTCCACAGATAATTTCGAGGCCTGCCCGGAGATCGAAGCCCGCGACACCACAGCCAATAGCGGGAACCACGAGCGATTCACAGCCGAGATCGTCGGCGAGCACGAGACTATTCCTCGTTGCATCGCGGATACTGTCGGCCGACGCCTGTCCGCCTTCCGGCATCGCTGCAGCGTGGATGACGTACTCACACGGGAGGTTGTATCCACCGGTTTCGACCGCACCTCCCAGCTCGATCGGTCCGTTCGAGATGGCTTCCTCGTTGAGTGGTGCACCGCCACCCTTCCGAAGCGCTCCGGCAACGCCAGATCCCATGCGAAGGCCGGTATTCGCTGCGTTCACGACAGCATCCACGTCCTGTCGAGCGATATCTCCTTGAATGATACCGAATTCCATGGATGCTCTACGAACCTCCAACAGAATACAGTACCGCCCCGACGAATATGACAGCACAACTCGATGCAGTCTCCCCAATACGACAGATGCACACCATAGTACATAACAAAATACACACAGATCCTGTTTGTTATATTGTGTTAACCCGAGGGATCTGACATGGTCGAGGATCCCAGTGAACTGTACGGTCAACACCGCCAGCAGGACGTCTACGCGATGGGGATGCTCGCCGATCAGCGTCCCGATATCCCTGTCCGGTATGAGGAGCTCGAACGGGACGCCATCGAAGCGATGAGCGACCGGGCAGCTGGGTACGTTGCTGGCGGTGCTGGTAGCGAGGACACGGTGACAGAGAACCGCCGCTCGTTTGCTAACTGGCGTATCGTCCCACGGATGGGGCGCGACGTGAGCGAGCGTGACCTCCACGTCGACATCCTCGGACAGACGTGGGACGTACCGCTGATGATCGCACCGCTTGGTATCCAGACGATCATTCACGAGGACGGAGAGCGTGCGACCGCGCGGGCCGCGAGCGATCTCACGCTCCCGATGTCTCTGAGTTCGGTCGCTTCCTACCCGATGGAAGACATCGCTGCGGAGCTAGACGAGACGCCAAAGTGGTTCCAGTTGTACTGGTCTTCCGACTGGTCGATCACTGAAAGCTTCATCGAGCGAGCGGCGGACGCCGGATTTGATGCCATCGTAGTCACTGTCGATGTCCCAATTCTTGGCTGGCGCGAACGCGACATCGAGCAGGGGTATCTCCCGATGCTCGACGGGGAAGGGCTTGCGAACTATTTCACCGATCCCGCGTTTCGCGCGTCGCTCGATGTCCCACCCGAGGAAAACGAGGACCGTGCTATCCAGCAGTTCCTCGATATCTTCGGTGATCCGACGCTCACGTGGGACGATCTCTCGGATCTCTGTTCGATGACTGAGCTCCCGGTCGTCGTGAAAGGACTTCTTCACCCCGATGACGCGGAGCTGGCAATCAAACACGGCGCGGACGGCGTCATCGTTTCGAATCACGGAGGGCGACAAGTCGATGGAGCCATCGGTGCACTCGATGCTCTTCCGGGGATTGCCGATCAGATTGGTGACCGCGTTCCCGTGCTCTTCGATAGCGGCGTTCGCTCTGGTGCGGATGTTGTTACAGCGCTCGCGCTTGGGGCTGATGCCGTTGGCATCGGCCGACCCTTCGCGTACGGACTGGCACTGGGCGGTGAAGATGGCGTCCGTGAAGTACTCACGAACATCCGCGCGGATCTCGATCTCACGCTCTCGAACGCCGGACAGACGACCGTTACCGATCTTGACCGCTCACTGCTCCGAGAGGAGACCATACACTGAGACCACGCCGATCACAGTGCTGTGGGTGCGAGGGCTTCGATCGTCTGATCTGCGAGTTCCGTCGCGTTGTTCGGGATCGTCAGCATCGGACGGTCGATGGTATCCATCGATAGGAGTTCTCGTAACTGCGCTCGGGCCTGCTCGGGCGTACCAGCGACACCGAGCGCCGTGAGCATTGAGTCGGTAACTTCTGATGTGGCCGCTGTACGGTCGCCATCGCGCCACGCCCGTGCGATGCGTTCAGCTTTCTCCGGAAACTGTGTGGCGACCGCCCGTTCGTAGCCTCGACCGTTGCCGACGTAGTAGGCGATGTGTCCCCGTATCGCGTCACGTGCCTCTGTAGGATCGTCCGACACCGCCGCCGGAACGTACGGAGCGACGGTAATAGCGGAAGGGTCGCGTCCCGCGCTGTCTGCGTGTTCAGCGATATACTCGAACGATTCTGGAAGTTCGGGGAACGGAATGTTGTGTGGTATCCAGCCGTCACACAGTCGGGCAACGACGCGCCGGTTCGCCGAGCCGAGTGCAGCGTGGTAGATGGGTACGTCGACACCGAGCGACGGAAAGTCAGCAGTCTGGAAGACTTGTCCCTCGTATGAGACGCGCTCGCTTCCAAGATAGGCCCTCGCCAGCTCGATGGTCTCGTGTGCGCGCCGCACTGGGTTCTCGAACGACATCCCGTGAAGATCCTCAACGGCTTTCTGTGTGCTTGTCCCGACACCAAGCGTGAATCGACCATCGGACAGTCGATCAAGCGTGGCAGCAGTCATGGCGAGGACGGCGGGCGTTCGTGAGAATACGTTCAAAATAGCAGTGCCGAGTTCGATGTCGTCAGTACAAACAGCGAGTTCGGCCAAGCGAACGACCGAACTCGAACCCCACAGCTCAGGTATCCAGAGTGACTCGTATCCAAGCGATTCCGCGTTGTGCGCGAATTCCGTCGACTCGACCCCGAACGGTGGCAGCAACAATCCAAGACGCATAGCACCACAAAGAGAGGGAGACGATAATTACGTTGTGGCAGATGTGGAGAAAATATCGAAACGAGAGATACGGTCGCCGATGTGCAGTGACGCACACCTGTCGAACAGCACAGAAAACGGAGGGATTCGATTACTACCCAGACACAGGATCTCGCTGGTCGACCAACGGGGTGTCGGCCAGTTCCGAGACAGCGACCTCACCAGTGAGTTCCGTGTAGGGGTACGGGATATCGATGCCTTCCTCATCGAAGCGTTCTTTCACCGCTTCGACGAAGTCAGATCGAACGCGGACGTATTCGCCTCGGGTGGGGTTGCCGATCCAGACTCGGCCAGCAAGACCAACGTACGAATCGCCGAGTTCGGTGAGTCTAACGGACGGTTCGGGGTTGCTGAGGACTCCATCAATCTGCTTTGCTTCCTCAACGATGATGCGTTTTGCTTGCTTGATGTCGTCGTCGTACCCGATGCCAAAGAGGAACGGGAGCCTGAGCGTGTCGTTCGAAACGGGGTTCGTGACCGGATTGTTAGCGAGATCGGAGTTCGGGACCGTAATTACCTCGTTGTCGAACGTCTCGATCTTCGTGGTTCGGAGTTGGATCTCGCGCACGACACCCTTCATGCCGTTCCACTCGATCCAGTCACCGACGTGGAACGGCTCGTCGCGCAGAATGAAGATGCCAGAGACGAAGTTGCTGATGAGATCTTGGGCGGCAAAACCGATTGCCAGCGCCAACGCACTGGAGAGCGTTGCAAACGCAGCCATCACCACTTCGAATCCGGCGATGGTCGATGCTGCCGCGACCGAAACGAGTAACGCAAGCACCTCCGCAACGCTCACTGAGAGGCTGATAACAGTGGCGTTGACGCCACGAGACTGCATTCCTTGCTGAACGCCGTGCTTGAACAGCCGCTTTGAAACGTAGTAAAGCGCTACGAACGCGACGACGAAGGTAACGAACGTTATGATTGCCTCAATCATCTGCCCTTGGATGTTCGCAATGACATCCGTTGATGGTTGCAGTGGTATAGGATTCATCGGTAGCAAACAATGTCAACTGCCCCATAGTGATTTCGGTTTGTATCCAAAAACATCAAGAAATTGTATTAAATGAATGTATATAGCACTGTCAATTTCGATACGTAGAAGCGATCGAATCAAACTGTAGGATATAATTAACAAGTACTAGACACTGGTGGGGCGATTGCTACATCCCCCGTACACCGTGCAGCGCCAACGACCGAATTTTGAAGCGAGATTCTGTCAAATCAGAGCTATTATTGAATTCAGTGAGCCGCATCGTGAGGGTTGAGTTCGGTGTCGTACTGTTCGGCGTGATCAGTGTAGTCGATGAATCTCGGTGCATCGGGATCGAACGGACGTTCGAGCGAGTCGAACGCCTTCTTTTTGTCCCAGCCTTGGAGCTTCCCGATCGCGCTCCGGTCTTCGAGGTCGTGAAAGTCGAGGTCGTCTTTCGTGATCTCCCACGCCTTCATCCCTTGTTCGGTCCGGATGATGACGCTCGAATACTCTTCGCTGCTCCCGACCGACCCCACGGTCAGGTCGGCACAGAACCCGGAGAAATCCGCACACTCATCACAGCCTTTGAGCGCAGCGTCGTGGAACTGTTCGACATCCTCTTCGAGAATCATCTCACCTTCCTGATTATAAGCCATCATCTTCCCGTGGAGCACGTCGAGTTTCCCGATCTCGTCTGGAGAGATGCTCCGCTGTTCAGAGAGCTGCTCGCCGATGAGTTTGTAATAATTGAAATTCTTCGTGCACATCAACGCGATCGTGTAGTCGATCGCTCGCACACCCGCGTTCTGGGACTGGTAGTCCCACTCGAAATCCTGAAGCGCGCGGATGCCTTCGATTTCACACGGCGTTCCAACGAGCGCCAACGAGAGTTCGTCCCACGATTTGTCCGGAAGTTTGTCCTCCCACTGCTTTACGTTGAGATTTCCGAGCGCCATCGTCTGGTTGTAGAAGCTCCCGGCGTTCTCGATCAGCTCGTCCGGCGTCGTCGCAAGGAAGGATTCGGCCTTCCACGGCTCCGCATTGGATTCGGTGGCGATGAGTGCACCGTCGATCTCGCCTGCTTCGAGCAGGTGGATGAGGACGCTCGTGACGACGCCGCCGTCTTGGGCATTTTCGCGCCACGCGTCGTCCACTTTCGCTGAGAACTCCGTGATTGGATCGCCCGCTCCTTTCACGTTGTCTTCGCCGCCGGTGATCTTCCACTGGCGCTCGTACCGGAGACCACCCCGTGGACAGAAGTCCCAGCACAGAGAACAGCCGGTACACATCTTCACGAGCTTTGGCAGCCCGTCATCACCGATTCCGATGGAGTCGGAAGGACAGGCAGCGACGCACGTCCCACACTGGATGCATCGATCCGCCTGCACGACCGCTTCGTCGAGTTCCATGAACCACGTCTTCTCATCCGGCGTCTCGATGTCGTTCATCTCCGAGCGGATGCTGTAGTTCGGGGTGTCAAGTGTGGTTCCGTCGGGAACGCCGACGCGTTCGGCCGGTGATCCATCGTCAACGTCTTGACTGGTGTTCTCCACCGGCGGCGTGAACTCGATATTTTCTAGAGTACCGTCCGGACTGACGTTCGTGGGAACGGTGCCACCGTCTGCGACCGGTTCCGACGTGGATCTAGTGTGATTGCTCTCAGCGTTCGGTGAATCACCGGTACAGGTACAAGTACAGCCATCCGCACAGCACTCGGTCGTGGAAACGTGTGAAAGCGATGACGAATGTGATGGAGACGATGAGTGCGGAGCCTGATGGTACGTGATTGGTTTCACGCTGTGATCGTCCTCGGTCGCACGATCACCCGAGACCGGTGTATTCACCGGCGGAACGTGGACGTCCTCGGTGTCCTCAACCGCAGGCACACTCGGAAGCGGCTGGGATTGGTCTGCTTTCGAGGATTCGCTCTGGGTTCGATCAGTCGCCATGTGCCACACCCCCGGAAACAGTGGCATCAGCCCGTTGCATGACTGATCTGAGCTGATCGTTGTCCACCCGTCTGCACCACTCGTAGAAGCGTTCACCGTTCGTGCGTTCCTCGGCGTAAGCGGAGAATAGCTGTTCGAGAGCCGGAATCACAGCGTCTGTCGGGACAGCTGTCTCGACCCAATCGAGAAACGCGTTGTCTCCGCCGAGACTCCCGCCGAGACCGAAGTCCATTCCTTCGACGATGGTGTCTCCTTCCTCGTTGCTACTCTCGTCCGATTCGTCGAGTTTGACCGTCTCTCCACGAAATCCGATATCCGCAATTTGCGGTTGGGCACACGAAGCAGAACACCCGCTCATGTGCATGCGAACGACCGCTAGATCGTCTGGGGTCTCGATGCGCTCATCCAAGACCCGAGCCCATCGTTTCACGCGCTTTTTCGTTTCGATAATTCCGTAGTTACAGAACTCGCTCCCGGTGCAGCCGACTGCACCGCGAGCGAACGGACCGGGGTCGGGCTGATAGTCGGCGGCGAACGGCTCGGAAACGAGATCATCGATCGAATCGTCTGGCACGTGCGTGATGATGAAATTCTGGTCGGTTGCGAGTCGGACAGATGCCTCGTCGGTACCGTACCGTTTGGCCACACGGGCAGCTTCGGCGAATTCGTCACCGCCCATCCGTCCAGCGATGACGTTGAAGCCGGCGTACGAGAGTCCGTCCTGTTTCTGTTCGTGAACGCCGACGTGATCACCGGTGTACCCGTCGGTGAGATCGACGCCCGTCTTGCGCAATGAGACCGAGCATCGCTCCCGAATAGCGTCTTCGAACGCATCGGGGCCGAGTTGCTCGACGAGATATCGCATTCTGCAGACGCCACGGTTATGGCGGTCACCCAACTCTTTGAACGCCTGCGCAACAGCACGGCAGAACTCGATCGTGTCCTCGGGAGGGATGAAAACATCGAGACGAGAGGCCATCCGTGGCCCATCCGAGAGACCGCCACCGACGCGGGCGTGAAAGCCGTAGTACCACTCCCCGTCAATCTGCTTTTTTGCCGGCGTCAATCCGACATCGTTGATCTGTGACTGGGCACAGTCCTCTCGACAGCCAGTGATCGTCATTTTGAACTTCCGGGGGAGATTCGCGTACTCACGGTTCCCCGTGAAGTACTCCGAGACAGCCTCGACAACTGGCTGGGCATCAAAGCACTCGTGATCATCGAGACCGGCAGTCGGACAACCGAGAACGTTTCGTGCACCGTCACCACAGCCCTGAACCGTCGTGAGTCCGACGGCCTCGTATCGCTCCCAAATCTCAGGGATATCCTCGATTTCGATCCAGTGCATCTGGATGTCCTGTCGGGTCGTGATGTCGAGGAACGCATCGCCCCACAGTTCGTTTTGCTCGTGTCCACCGAACTCGTCGGGGGCGGTTGCAAACTCTTCTGCGACTGTGCCGATGACCTCTGCCTGCTCCGGCGTAAGGTATCCACCAGGAACCTTCGTACGAAGCATAAAGTAATCCTCATGCGGTCCGTGCGTGTACAATCCTGCCCACTTCAGGCGTTCCCACTCGCCCTTTCCGGCACGGGCTTCGATCTCATCGAACGTCAGTTCTCCGGCAGCGTACTCACGAACGTCATCGATGACATCAAGTGGATGTTTTTCCTGTTTCCAGCGTTCGACTGTATTCATAACACCCTCACGGTTGTGTTCATATAGAGGAGTCTCCACTGTGGTTGTAAGTCTGTGTTGCGGCCAGTCATGTCACAGCTATCCAAATGAAGCTATTATCGCTGCTATATGAGACGCACAACCGTGATACGATACGAGAAACGATCGTCTGATTCGTGCGTTCGGCGCTGATTGTACATGGTGGAGGCGTCGATTTCGTATAGCTATTGTCATCAAATTGTATGACACAACTATTAGTGCTATTACCCATGCGAGAGCGGCGTTTAGGGATGCGCTTTGTCAGAGATAGCGGATAAGACAACCGATAGCAGGAGAGATCACTCTCGATACGGGCTTTGTGTCCGATAGTCTACTCATTACGATCGTCGGGAGACGCCAACTGTACACGGTATGTGTTGCACTAAAATTCTCGTTATCAGTACCCTACCAGCCTTTCCCATCGACAAGCTGTGAGGGCGTGATGACATCCAGATCCGTGTTTTCGACATGATCGACGATCGCTTCGAAGGCGTCCACCGAAAGGGCGTCGTCGCCGCTACCGATGGCGTGGTAGGAGACGACAGCAAGCTGGTTGAACTCATTTGCAATGTCGAGCACTCGTCGGGTCCCACGAATATCAGTGCCCTGTACCCGAGAGATGAAACTCGGGTTGCTCGGGTGCTGTGCGTTGTTGGGACAGGCGCCGAACAGATAGCCCGTCTCGAAGAGCTCATCGATGAGACTGAGCGTCGCCTCGTTCACTCGGTTATACGGGGCAACGAAATGACGTGCACCCTTTTTAAAGCCCATGATTTTGAGGTACTGTTGAGCCTGCTGAAGGATCCGGCGTTGTTCCTGTTCTTTCAGATTCGGGAGGAGCTCGCTCGCGTGAGCGATCATATCCCAGTTCGCATTGCCCATCTCTTTCATCATCTGGTCAGTCACCCGGTCTTGTGCATTAACGGCGTCAGGAATGACACCCACGGAGCCGGGCCAGCCGTTCTCTTTCAGAATCGGGTAGGCTTCTTCGTAGGCAGAGATGTGACCGTCGTCGAACTGGAACATCACCTTGCCCTTCGTTGGCTTTGGGAACGTGCGAAGATCGTCGACCAACACCTGAAATTGGTCATCGATCGGTCCAATCTGGAGGCGCACTTCCGAAACATTGTCCATGACGGGCTCACCCCTCTTGCTAGTGTACCCGAGATCGAAGCGAACCCACCCGTCTAGCTCAAGCGGAATATAGCGAGTCGCTGTGAGCATGGAGCTCTCGGCGGGCGCGATGATTTCTGCGGCTATTTTGATGTCTTTTGGCTTGTTTACCTTCACCGCAAGCGAGAGATCGTGTTTGCTGAGATCCAGCGCATCCGGATAGAACGATCTAAAAATTTTTGCGACCGGTTTTTCCGCGTTCTTCTTCGGTTCCAGTACAAGCGATTGGCTGCCCTGAAACGCGTCCTGTTTCGTGACCGTATACTTGCCGTAACTGATCCCCCAACGAGAACTGACATCGCCTTCAAAATCATCGACTGCTGTCCCGCGAGTGGATGAGTCGTTATTGTTGCTACTGCCATTTCCGTCCGTTCCGGGAGATGTGGTTTCGTTACTGCTCGTCTGGGTTGGCTGAGGAGATGCTGTGGGCTGTTTCGATGAACTCCCACCGCCAGTGATGTTCGAGCAGCCAGCAAGCGAGGCAGTTCCTACGACACCAACCGTTGTAAGGAACCTCCGACGAGTCGATTGTCTCTGCATGTGTTGTCGTAGAGTATCGTATTGAATCCATCATACGTTTTGTGGATGGTAAAATCCACATACCAATTAAGTGTGATTAAACTACTTATTGTACATTTGTACATTCATAATGCCTACGCCATTATGCAATATATCTACTATCCATAACAAATAATTCAGTTTTTTGTTACCGCATACTCATATACAGGTCATATAGAATCGAAAGCTATATTAGACCAATCACATCCAATACACAACAATAATGTATTAAATGTATGGAATTATATATCTCATATACAACTCGTGGATACTGGAGCAAGATGACATTCTTGTCTGTCCTGAGTTCATCCCACACTACCCTACATCTGTATAGTGTTAATACCAGTTATATGAAATAATCATTCAGTCTCTGCCACCGCAATCAATCACCGCATTACCCAACAAAAATAATAGAACATACATTTCACTTTATCTAATTTATCTTATACAATATTTGGAGATTATCACGC
The nucleotide sequence above comes from Halocatena marina. Encoded proteins:
- a CDS encoding flippase, which encodes MSETASASSRIASGAVVVLVGHVIGMGLGFSTRILSARLLTPSEYGALILGVTIMTVLALIGQLGLRQGVPRYIPIDEDPASVSVTAFQLTIGSSLVLVGGTILFSEQIARQLAGVKFQSLIIVFVAAAPFLAVLEIAAGIFRGAEDALTKGLVYNVLHRFSVFVLLVVAVGAGYGPLGAAVGWASAVAVTAVVAVVLVRKTALPERVRWRTVDMDKARKLVSFSIPLMAASSVWQLMQQIDTLFVGHFLTTAGVGVYDAAFILSRLILVSLWAFGFLLLPVFSQLGEQNAHSEMDTIYKSITKWMVVVTVPGVLFLIGFGDALLASIFGAEYESATGPLVVLSTTFFLHIVAGPNKEALVAIGETRYILRANLVTFVVNLALNLTLIPAIGILGAAIATGSAYTCMNVLVSYRLYAQTGIHPYSRAVASPLLIAVILFGIVEYGTRSIEPTIPIIGAGLILFQGMTAVAYVIGGGIENADIELLGQLDDRLSIELEGVIQLARRFS
- a CDS encoding SCP2 sterol-binding domain-containing protein translates to MTDEIVKRIEATLEEPDDRIAAELPGLLNEIDGQTEELLLEHPALFARITQRMDAVDIGSFATEHPETVEQFQSMLWTGMGLLVQASPDVRESITEDITVNFEATDAPMTGHLEVREEEQTIDGGTELLENPDITITGSADELVGLITGTVDPIQGFMQQKYEMDGSIQKGTRLASTMGQLTKLLPS
- a CDS encoding macro domain-containing protein; this translates as MEFGIIQGDIARQDVDAVVNAANTGLRMGSGVAGALRKGGGAPLNEEAISNGPIELGGAVETGGYNLPCEYVIHAAAMPEGGQASADSIRDATRNSLVLADDLGCESLVVPAIGCGVAGFDLRAGLEIICGIINEYDPESLSDVRVIAYGDEAFELLSDIARDE
- a CDS encoding alpha-hydroxy-acid oxidizing protein; the encoded protein is MVEDPSELYGQHRQQDVYAMGMLADQRPDIPVRYEELERDAIEAMSDRAAGYVAGGAGSEDTVTENRRSFANWRIVPRMGRDVSERDLHVDILGQTWDVPLMIAPLGIQTIIHEDGERATARAASDLTLPMSLSSVASYPMEDIAAELDETPKWFQLYWSSDWSITESFIERAADAGFDAIVVTVDVPILGWRERDIEQGYLPMLDGEGLANYFTDPAFRASLDVPPEENEDRAIQQFLDIFGDPTLTWDDLSDLCSMTELPVVVKGLLHPDDAELAIKHGADGVIVSNHGGRQVDGAIGALDALPGIADQIGDRVPVLFDSGVRSGADVVTALALGADAVGIGRPFAYGLALGGEDGVREVLTNIRADLDLTLSNAGQTTVTDLDRSLLREETIH
- a CDS encoding LLM class flavin-dependent oxidoreductase, with amino-acid sequence MRLGLLLPPFGVESTEFAHNAESLGYESLWIPELWGSSSVVRLAELAVCTDDIELGTAILNVFSRTPAVLAMTAATLDRLSDGRFTLGVGTSTQKAVEDLHGMSFENPVRRAHETIELARAYLGSERVSYEGQVFQTADFPSLGVDVPIYHAALGSANRRVVARLCDGWIPHNIPFPELPESFEYIAEHADSAGRDPSAITVAPYVPAAVSDDPTEARDAIRGHIAYYVGNGRGYERAVATQFPEKAERIARAWRDGDRTAATSEVTDSMLTALGVAGTPEQARAQLRELLSMDTIDRPMLTIPNNATELADQTIEALAPTAL
- a CDS encoding mechanosensitive ion channel family protein, which gives rise to MNPIPLQPSTDVIANIQGQMIEAIITFVTFVVAFVALYYVSKRLFKHGVQQGMQSRGVNATVISLSVSVAEVLALLVSVAAASTIAGFEVVMAAFATLSSALALAIGFAAQDLISNFVSGIFILRDEPFHVGDWIEWNGMKGVVREIQLRTTKIETFDNEVITVPNSDLANNPVTNPVSNDTLRLPFLFGIGYDDDIKQAKRIIVEEAKQIDGVLSNPEPSVRLTELGDSYVGLAGRVWIGNPTRGEYVRVRSDFVEAVKERFDEEGIDIPYPYTELTGEVAVSELADTPLVDQRDPVSG
- a CDS encoding Coenzyme F420 hydrogenase/dehydrogenase, beta subunit C-terminal domain, whose translation is MATDRTQSESSKADQSQPLPSVPAVEDTEDVHVPPVNTPVSGDRATEDDHSVKPITYHQAPHSSSPSHSSSLSHVSTTECCADGCTCTCTGDSPNAESNHTRSTSEPVADGGTVPTNVSPDGTLENIEFTPPVENTSQDVDDGSPAERVGVPDGTTLDTPNYSIRSEMNDIETPDEKTWFMELDEAVVQADRCIQCGTCVAACPSDSIGIGDDGLPKLVKMCTGCSLCWDFCPRGGLRYERQWKITGGEDNVKGAGDPITEFSAKVDDAWRENAQDGGVVTSVLIHLLEAGEIDGALIATESNAEPWKAESFLATTPDELIENAGSFYNQTMALGNLNVKQWEDKLPDKSWDELSLALVGTPCEIEGIRALQDFEWDYQSQNAGVRAIDYTIALMCTKNFNYYKLIGEQLSEQRSISPDEIGKLDVLHGKMMAYNQEGEMILEEDVEQFHDAALKGCDECADFSGFCADLTVGSVGSSEEYSSVIIRTEQGMKAWEITKDDLDFHDLEDRSAIGKLQGWDKKKAFDSLERPFDPDAPRFIDYTDHAEQYDTELNPHDAAH
- a CDS encoding nitrite/sulfite reductase; translated protein: MNTVERWKQEKHPLDVIDDVREYAAGELTFDEIEARAGKGEWERLKWAGLYTHGPHEDYFMLRTKVPGGYLTPEQAEVIGTVAEEFATAPDEFGGHEQNELWGDAFLDITTRQDIQMHWIEIEDIPEIWERYEAVGLTTVQGCGDGARNVLGCPTAGLDDHECFDAQPVVEAVSEYFTGNREYANLPRKFKMTITGCREDCAQSQINDVGLTPAKKQIDGEWYYGFHARVGGGLSDGPRMASRLDVFIPPEDTIEFCRAVAQAFKELGDRHNRGVCRMRYLVEQLGPDAFEDAIRERCSVSLRKTGVDLTDGYTGDHVGVHEQKQDGLSYAGFNVIAGRMGGDEFAEAARVAKRYGTDEASVRLATDQNFIITHVPDDSIDDLVSEPFAADYQPDPGPFARGAVGCTGSEFCNYGIIETKKRVKRWARVLDERIETPDDLAVVRMHMSGCSASCAQPQIADIGFRGETVKLDESDESSNEEGDTIVEGMDFGLGGSLGGDNAFLDWVETAVPTDAVIPALEQLFSAYAEERTNGERFYEWCRRVDNDQLRSVMQRADATVSGGVAHGD